TTGTTATTTTATACTGTATCTGAAAATAGTTTTACAGGTGAACCAAATTTATCCTACAGTATTTACATTTGTTTTCAGCTAATCAAGATTATAAGAACAAACTGTCTGCTTCCTTGAATGTACCTTACTCTTCAGTGtcctcagttttattttctacttgTTTTTAACAGTGGCTACATGTCTTAATTTCTGACTTCTCTCTCTAGTCTCTTATGAATTCAAcctaaaagaaattttagaaaagtgATCTTTCAATTTATAGGAATTCTAAACTGTCTTCTTTTTATGAGTTAATTCTGCCATTGTCTGTCAGCTCTCATGGAGTGTGTTTACGCCCACTTTGAGGAACTGTCTGGATTTAATTGGGAGGGTGAAatggaaagataatagaaaatagttaagtttagagaaaattttaatgactttaaGTAGTAAAAGTAATGGCATATTAGAGGCAActtgaaaaatagagaaaacagtgACCTATAATCTCATGATAGGCGAAGGACGTTTTCTGTGTGCCTTTGGAGGAATTGGTATGCTGAAAAAAGACAATTTATGGCCACTTAtgattgaaaattaaattttgcttCCAGACTTCCAAGCTTATTTTTGTAAGCCTTTACAAAATTTTAATACcactttaaaaagttttgtggATGTATAATGCAATAAAATTCACTCATTTTAAGTATTCAGTTTGAGTTTTACATTCACCATAATCAagatatataacttttttttatcatcCTAAAAAGTTTTCTTGTGCCCTTTTATAgtccattttttccttctttgaactGACCTCAGACAACCATAGATCTTCTTTTTGGTTTCTATAGTTTGCTTTTCTAGTATTTCATGTATCTGGAATCAAATAATGTATAGTTTTTGTGTTTGACTACTTTCATTTGGCATGTTTGTGAGAGCCATCAATGTTGTGTGTATCGATAGtttctctttattgctgagtagtttTCCATTCTACGGGCATACCATTTACAAGTTGATGGATGTCTGGGTTCCAGGTTTAAGCTATTATAAATGCTTGTGCTGTGAACTGCTTCCATATTTTAGCTGCTATAAATACGAGTGTTTGAATACCTCCTTGAGACCTTGCTTTcgattcttttgggtatatacccagagATGGAGTTGTTAGATCatgtgataattctatttttaattttttgagcaacCTGTTTTCCACAGCGCAGTGCCATTTTATGTTCCTGCCAACTATGCACAAGGattcagtttctccacatccttgccaacacttactgttttgttttttttgatacTAATCATCCTAATGTGTATAAGATATTATAgtgtagggttttttgtttgtttgtttgtttgttttgacatGGGGTCTTTTTATCTTGCACAGCCTGGTCAtgaacttctgggttcaataGAACTTGctgtctcagccttctaaatAGCTGGAACTCTAGGCACATGCTGCCACATCTGACTTCATTATAATTTTGACTTGATCACTAATGATTTGTGatcttgagcatcttttcatacatTCATTAACTGTTTGCacgtcttctttggagaaatgtttattttagttctttgccctctaaaaaaaaccaaaagtctttttttttttttttttttaaataatgtgctGATAAAACTCagtgtgcctcacacatgccaggcaaacattctgccactgagctacaaccccagccctcttttgaaatgtttttttttttttttttggttttgagtttCGGGATGTCTCCGTAGATTCTGGATGTTaattctttatcagatatgtgtgatttgcatatatttttgtgGAACCTTTTACTCTTGTCGATACTGGCCTCCCCTCCACCACCCTTTTCCAAGCTAGGGATTAAGTCCAGGGGatataccactgagctctacTCCCAACCTTggtattgtctttttttaaaatatatttttagttgtagatggacccaatatccttattttgtttgtttagttttgtgtgatgctggggatcaaacccagggcctcacatgtgctaggtaagtgctccactgctgagctgcaaccccagccccttgatgtTGCCGTTTgatacataaacattttaaattgtcaTGAAGTCCAGTTTGTTGTTTGGTTGCCTGTGCCTTtgttattatataaaaaaatcattgccatggggctgggttgtggctcagcggtagagtgctcgcctagtgcttgtgagacgctgggttcaatcctcagtaccacatataaataaataaaaataaataaataaataaataaaggtgttgtgtccaactacaactaaaaaaataaaaaaaattattgccatGTCCAATGCTAtgaagcttttaatttttattattgataaaattataaattttttctattccaaataattcttttttaaaaaaatttattaattgaacttatttatttatttatatgtggtgctgagacttgaacccagtgcctcatgcatgccaggcaagtgcgctaccactgagccataaccccagcccccaaataattctttgggatttttgaagggattgtattgaatctgtaggttCCTTTGGGTAGCGTTGACATCTTAAtattgtttggggctggggttgtggctcagcggtagagcgctggcctagtgTTTGCgaggcccagggttcgatccctaaaataaagatattgtgtccaaccacaactaaaaaataaatataaaaaacaaacaaaaaaacccaatattaagtcttctaatccatgagTGTGGAATGTGTTCCCacttatttatgtcttcttttgtttcttttagcagttttgtaattttcactctactaatctttcatctcttttggttaattcctaagtattttattctttttgagtaTCCATTGATTCTTGCCATTTTCCCCCCAGGTCTTCTCAGTTTCAGATACTGGTCTTCTATGAACACATTAACTATACATATTATTTACTTTGATAGTCATGAGAAGTAATGGATTTTATCAGCAGAGTTTGAGATTTTTGTTCCCTCAAGTGGTTTCACTATGATTGCTTCTTAGATATGATTAGGACTGATTTTTAACCATATCTGTAGCAACAGTTTATTGTTATTGCATTATCGTTGAATTACTACTAATGGACTAAATGATTGAAAACTATAAACTGGAAATAAAAGCAAGTAATTAATATAATTGTTGCTGTTCTGAATTCTTgacatatataaatggaattagtTAAGTGAGAATATTGcccccaagtattttattactGAACCATTTTATAAgtctaaaaaaaatatgacttttcaTTAGATAATTTGCTTTCTGGCTAATGATTAGTGTGTTGTTAAGCTGCATGCTTAATCTGTTGACTGACTTGTGATTTTAACATGAGAACACCAAAATTCAGTTGCTGAATTCTCTCCAATTTTTTGCTTTAGGGCAAGAGGATTATGACAGATTACGACCGCTGAGTTATCCACAAACAGATGTATTTCTAGTCTGTTTTTCAGTGGTCTCTCCGTCCTCatttgaaaatgtgaaagaaaaggtAAGTTGGTAAGATGCTCTTCTCCTGAAAAAGGTCTTCACAATTTGTGTTGATCTGTCATAAAAAAACTTTGGAGGCTTTCAGATTAATAAAGGTCTATTTAAAATACCTTTTCTTTAGTGGGTGCCTGAGATAACTCACCACTGTCCAAAGACTCCTTTCTTGCTTGTCGGGACCCAAATTGATCTCAGAGATGACCCATCTACTATCGAGAAACTTGCCAAGAACAAACAGAAGCCTATCACTCCAGAAACTGCTGAAAAGCTGGCCCGTGATCTGAAGGCTGTCAAGTATGTGGAGTGTTCTGCACTCACACAGGTAAGGACTGTGGTGAACCTATGTTTCTTTATGGTTGAGAGTTGCTTGTAGCATTGAGATGCAGAGATAATTTCTAACAGTGGTCAACAGTCCTCAAAGCTTCCCAGGAAGAATACGATTGGCTTCATACATTGTATGTTGTTTTGATGGAGGCCTCTGGGTTTATGGAGAACATTATTAGTCTCTAAAGCTCTTGCATTGGTGGGTTCCCATGTTGTTTTACTGAATGATTTGAAGTGGTCAAgtctgtttaaaaacaaacaaaaaacaaaataagaagaaaaaaaactttcaggAGAGGTCCAGACTTATGGGAGAGaatacaaatgacattttttctctttggaggcttaaattttcatttaaatatgtgtgtttttttttttttggccaatttTGACAAAATTGATGCTATATTGTTTCTGGGGCAATTCAATTGGGGCAGAGaatcagttaaaatattttgagactttTCGGGTCAGAAGAGGCTCCCTTGGCTATTTCTGCCATAGTCCTCAAGCATGCTTCATGTAGTGTCACTATTCCTGTCTTTTTGGAGGCATTCCTTCCTCATGCTGATCTCTTCTGGCCATTTCTGAGTGCTTTCGATTTCTCCTAATAGTTAATGGGAACTCAGGTTCTGAGGATAGGAAGCATTGAGTGGGAGAGTTGTAAACCATTTATATACTTCAGTATCTTTACCTTTTTGTTATTGCCGATCCCCTCCTTGGAGTATTGTTTTGCGGGCAAAGGAAAGAATTATGGAAATAATGAGCACAGAGCTCTATCGTCTACTGGTACTGGTGCTTTGAAATTTGAACAATGAGAAGACATGCCTGATAATGTAGAAGTTACTAATAATTGTATTAAACCCACTTACATTTATTATCATGCTTTTTAGGTAAttgtttttattaagtttttaaaaaacactattgGATTCTTGATTATATGGGTAAGTggcatatataattatgtatattatatttgcATTAGGTATTTAGTATATAGGACCTAACACATAACTTAGTGTTTCCCATTTTGTGCTTGGTTGGATATTTAAAGATAATACTtttatgctgggtgtggtggcacccacctgtaatcccaaatgactgaggaggctgaggcaggaggattgcaagtttgaggctagcctcagcaacttaataagaccctgtcttaagaaaagatctggggatgtagctcagtgataaagcatcattgcattcagtcctcagtacctgCCCTTTTATGCTTAAATGGATATTCCCCAGAATAACTTCAAGTCCTACTATCAGACGATTTGAACACATTTTCCTAAAAGTTTTCCCAAGCTATTTAATGCTATTgtaaaagcaaatatttagatGTCCAgaagaatttatatttctcatacaACACagatgacaatttaaaaaaaaaaaaagcctcattgCATTTCCTAGAAAAGTGTCCCAGTATGTATTATTGGGTGAGGCGAGAGGGATGTGTGTGGAACATCCACCTCAGAGTTGGACACCACAGACTCTGTTTCATGTCCTGTGTTGCTAGATATGGGCTGTTTTTGGGAAAATGGAGGCAATAGGCCACATGGACCTAGTTTTAGATCACTGATGAAGCTTATTTTAGATAATTAGATGCTTCACTTAAGATTTGTACATTGTGAACAGGTGTACATAGTGAATCACTTTGCagagaatgagtttagaagggtatagcaggtatttttttttttttttttaaacagattctGAAGCTAGACATTGAagcaagagaaaatagaaaatggggTCTGTGATTGTGTATATGAATGAGTACTTTCAAGACTGCAGATTCACTAAAACTAAACTCTGTGTAAACAGATAGTGGGTAAAGCCAAGATTAGTTTGGTTTCTAAGGTATTTATGCTTTGTCCATAATAAGAAAGGATTTCCTTCTTGTTATGGATTATACCCTAATTTCTAATgatcttcctcctctttttttttttttttaaataaagtttatttccttttctacCTCTTACTTTTATATTTGACTGTGAGGATTTGTTTCTAGATGTATAGAAAGAATTGTAGAGGAACTTTTAAGTTTTGTATAGCATTTCTTCTATGAAAATAAGGTAGAAAGAAGATAACTTTTTagtctctttccctctttttaagtACTGATTACTgtcttgctaatttttttttttttttttaatctaatggaATGTGTGAGTACCATTCCTCTGAGACACCATTGTGGGGTAAGGGTGTGAGAAGGAACACACC
This sequence is a window from Marmota flaviventris isolate mMarFla1 chromosome 10, mMarFla1.hap1, whole genome shotgun sequence. Protein-coding genes within it:
- the Cdc42 gene encoding cell division control protein 42 homolog isoform X2, with amino-acid sequence MQTIKCVVVGDGAVGKTCLLISYTTNKFPSEYVPTVFDNYAVTVMIGGEPYTLGLFDTAGQEDYDRLRPLSYPQTDVFLVCFSVVSPSSFENVKEKWVPEITHHCPKTPFLLVGTQIDLRDDPSTIEKLAKNKQKPITPETAEKLARDLKAVKYVECSALTQRGLKNVFDEAILAALEPPETQPKRKCCIF
- the Cdc42 gene encoding cell division control protein 42 homolog isoform X1; this translates as MQTIKCVVVGDGAVGKTCLLISYTTNKFPSEYVPTVFDNYAVTVMIGGEPYTLGLFDTAGQEDYDRLRPLSYPQTDVFLVCFSVVSPSSFENVKEKWVPEITHHCPKTPFLLVGTQIDLRDDPSTIEKLAKNKQKPITPETAEKLARDLKAVKYVECSALTQKGLKNVFDEAILAALEPPEPKKSRRCVLL